The proteins below are encoded in one region of Acidithiobacillus ferrooxidans ATCC 23270:
- the csf3 gene encoding type IV CRISPR-associated protein Csf3: MKPLEIRFRLATPMLVHSDLPFHFDALMAYAVSRDSEMNGSADPWLDAEDLSEILGREGEGDSWVWQASRMEVLARLPYPKIYESANNLRFTDPSRFYDDLDRGLWQPRGKVNPETFRIDPNSGQQRGYQMYLTTSNAQEVAFYVIGEEEAIRFYLSQVTHLGKGSKNGYGRISNAEIRDCPEAADRWRKRWLHKDMPGADGVEYAPVMGRLRQPYWDKAHFHPVLEPVR; encoded by the coding sequence GTGAAGCCGCTGGAAATCCGCTTCCGGCTGGCGACGCCGATGCTTGTCCATTCGGACCTGCCCTTTCATTTCGATGCGCTGATGGCTTATGCCGTCAGCCGGGACAGTGAGATGAATGGCTCGGCGGATCCCTGGTTGGATGCGGAAGACCTGTCAGAAATCCTGGGTCGGGAAGGCGAGGGAGATTCCTGGGTCTGGCAGGCCTCCAGAATGGAGGTCTTGGCCAGACTCCCTTACCCGAAGATCTATGAATCCGCCAACAACCTGCGGTTCACCGATCCATCACGGTTTTACGATGATCTGGACCGGGGGTTGTGGCAGCCGCGCGGAAAAGTGAATCCGGAGACCTTCCGGATCGATCCCAATAGCGGCCAGCAACGCGGGTACCAGATGTATCTGACGACATCCAACGCGCAGGAGGTCGCCTTTTATGTGATCGGCGAGGAGGAAGCCATCCGCTTTTATCTCTCGCAGGTGACCCATCTGGGGAAAGGCAGCAAGAACGGGTATGGACGCATTTCCAACGCGGAAATTCGGGACTGCCCGGAGGCCGCCGACCGGTGGCGCAAACGCTGGCTCCACAAAGATATGCCGGGGGCCGATGGCGTGGAGTACGCCCCGGTCATGGGGCGGTTGCGTCAACCTTATTGGGACAAGGCGCATTTTCATCCGGTCTTGGAACCGGTCAGATAA
- a CDS encoding IS607-like element ISAfe10 family transposase has translation MGKKLSDYAKERGIGYRAAWNRFKAGRIPGAWLDETGHVVVPDPSERKGTKAVIYARVSSAENRPNLESQAERLGQYATARGWQVIEVVKETGSGVNDHRKKLEKLLQKSTNWDILIVEHKDRLTRFGFHYIDTLLSQLGKRIEVVNLADNDKEDLVQDLVAVIYSFSARMYGLRRSKRRTERLLACLEQEAATVASDPGVVAS, from the coding sequence ATGGGAAAGAAACTGAGCGACTACGCCAAGGAGCGTGGCATTGGGTACCGCGCCGCCTGGAACCGTTTTAAGGCGGGCCGAATACCTGGCGCCTGGCTGGATGAAACCGGACATGTCGTCGTTCCCGACCCGTCCGAACGAAAAGGCACTAAGGCCGTGATCTATGCGCGGGTCTCTTCAGCCGAGAATCGACCCAACCTGGAGAGCCAAGCCGAACGACTGGGGCAGTACGCCACGGCACGAGGCTGGCAGGTGATCGAGGTCGTCAAGGAAACCGGCAGCGGCGTCAATGATCATCGCAAAAAACTGGAGAAGCTACTGCAAAAATCCACAAATTGGGACATTCTGATTGTGGAACACAAGGACCGCCTGACCCGCTTCGGTTTTCATTATATCGACACCCTTCTGAGCCAACTGGGGAAGCGGATCGAGGTGGTCAATCTAGCCGATAACGACAAAGAAGATCTGGTGCAGGACCTGGTGGCGGTCATCTATTCGTTCAGCGCCCGCATGTATGGACTTCGCCGCAGCAAGCGGCGCACCGAGCGGTTACTGGCCTGCCTGGAACAAGAAGCAGCAACCGTCGCCAGTGATCCAGGAGTGGTGGCATCATGA
- the csf4 gene encoding type IV CRISPR-associated DEAD/DEAH-box helicase Csf4 produces the protein MPTVTVPLISVPDAHAMATNITDTYRNLVAIGLHVEATRWPPAVDIASLPRKSLFFSPAQHTKIEEAAQSLSLSFQQTFATLCAAGLAETSAKHDAFNSAFALTTPPPFSGASQEQALFYRNCLTSLRQKRIGMLEGSTGVGKSRAMIMAALTMAKERPDLQKIVITAPTLAVLGHLWSELERLTAEGLAGGVQAGFFPGSQEFIDPGKLQEYLDQSGDKDPAVQLWMGQGGPLIHEAALIRAMSRAPTKMHHMTHDLKALATNLNPQDFVTEDDEDKRLVESREYARKSRILFCTHTMLGLAFRDKWGLFGQPDILIVDEGHLFEQNISRVYSNALSLRMLRFHLYVSKRKTGAGKGSVVSKAVSAVSHCIQQVSALDVGDGQTLCLDAGNKELETLFSDLDAALNKKALSVVKDVKKARFILDNAITAIQGKASTVYLQFSPDRRFPSIISGREDLGKVLGGIWKDITHGAIIASATLYLPDRFGQMKCDYLKSVLALPLSRLDTPSPIVAPWVRNIPHLHVPNAKAAFLLSRPVGKTEQGDMNLWLYNLSLSTAAILRKKQHGGTVILTVAFSHASAIGQRLVELGIPAERIVIQSEKNRFSSAEQQYRALYANGIQPILIAAGAAWTGIDLTDKSVSPDKDRLLSTLILTCAPVGLNRSLSMLKRIEKTSVRPIINESLMMLRQGLGRIVRHPDMQKIDIWMLDGRPWSSWPYMESWQESVKTILDGYPKKKLFVFPPK, from the coding sequence ATGCCCACAGTGACAGTCCCGCTCATCTCCGTACCCGACGCCCACGCCATGGCCACCAACATCACCGACACGTACCGCAACCTGGTGGCCATCGGCCTTCACGTTGAAGCAACACGGTGGCCGCCGGCGGTGGACATCGCGAGTTTGCCGCGCAAAAGCCTGTTCTTCTCCCCCGCGCAGCACACCAAGATCGAAGAGGCGGCCCAAAGCTTGAGCCTTTCTTTCCAGCAAACATTCGCCACGCTGTGTGCCGCAGGGTTGGCGGAAACCAGCGCCAAGCACGACGCTTTCAACTCCGCTTTCGCCTTGACCACTCCGCCGCCCTTCTCCGGCGCGTCCCAAGAGCAAGCGTTGTTTTATCGGAATTGCCTGACCTCCCTGCGCCAAAAGCGCATCGGCATGCTGGAAGGATCCACTGGCGTTGGAAAATCTCGGGCCATGATTATGGCCGCCCTGACCATGGCCAAAGAGCGGCCAGATCTGCAGAAGATCGTGATTACCGCGCCAACTCTCGCTGTGCTGGGCCATCTCTGGTCTGAACTGGAACGGTTGACGGCTGAAGGGTTGGCGGGCGGGGTGCAAGCCGGCTTCTTCCCCGGATCCCAGGAATTCATCGATCCAGGAAAGCTCCAGGAATACCTGGACCAAAGCGGAGACAAAGATCCTGCCGTACAGCTCTGGATGGGCCAGGGCGGCCCCCTGATACATGAAGCCGCGCTGATCCGCGCCATGTCCCGCGCGCCAACCAAGATGCACCACATGACGCACGACCTGAAGGCGTTGGCCACCAACCTGAACCCGCAAGATTTCGTGACCGAAGACGATGAGGATAAGCGCCTGGTGGAATCGCGGGAATATGCCCGCAAAAGCCGGATCCTTTTTTGCACGCACACCATGCTGGGACTGGCTTTCCGGGATAAGTGGGGATTGTTCGGACAGCCGGATATACTCATTGTCGATGAAGGTCATCTCTTCGAGCAGAATATCTCGCGCGTATATTCCAACGCGCTTTCCCTTCGCATGTTGCGATTCCATCTCTACGTTTCCAAGAGAAAAACCGGGGCCGGAAAAGGCTCTGTCGTGAGCAAGGCGGTGTCTGCCGTGTCCCACTGCATCCAGCAGGTATCCGCGCTGGACGTCGGCGACGGGCAAACACTCTGCCTGGATGCCGGCAATAAGGAATTGGAGACATTATTTTCCGACCTCGACGCCGCCCTCAACAAAAAGGCGCTCTCCGTCGTCAAGGATGTCAAAAAAGCCAGATTCATTCTGGATAACGCCATAACCGCCATCCAGGGAAAAGCGAGCACGGTCTACCTGCAATTTTCTCCCGACCGGCGCTTTCCGTCGATCATCTCCGGACGAGAGGACTTGGGAAAGGTGCTGGGCGGCATCTGGAAGGACATAACTCATGGCGCCATTATCGCTTCGGCCACGCTCTATCTTCCCGACCGCTTCGGGCAGATGAAATGCGACTATCTGAAAAGCGTGCTCGCGCTTCCCCTGTCTCGCCTGGACACGCCATCACCCATTGTGGCGCCGTGGGTCCGCAACATTCCTCATCTGCATGTTCCAAATGCCAAAGCGGCGTTTCTTTTGTCCCGCCCAGTCGGCAAAACCGAGCAAGGCGACATGAATTTGTGGCTTTACAACCTCTCATTGAGCACCGCTGCGATTCTACGCAAGAAACAACACGGGGGAACCGTTATTCTCACGGTCGCTTTCTCGCATGCCTCTGCCATCGGTCAGCGCTTGGTGGAACTTGGCATACCTGCGGAACGCATTGTGATTCAGAGCGAGAAAAACCGCTTCTCCTCCGCCGAACAACAATACCGGGCGCTCTACGCCAATGGAATCCAACCCATCCTGATCGCGGCTGGCGCGGCATGGACCGGCATCGATCTCACCGACAAGAGCGTTTCTCCCGATAAAGATCGTCTTCTGTCCACGCTCATCCTGACCTGCGCGCCAGTCGGCCTGAATCGCAGCCTGTCCATGCTGAAGCGCATCGAAAAAACCAGCGTACGCCCGATTATCAACGAGTCTCTGATGATGTTACGGCAAGGTCTCGGGCGCATTGTTCGGCATCCCGACATGCAAAAGATCGACATCTGGATGCTCGATGGCCGGCCCTGGAGTTCCTGGCCATACATGGAATCCTGGCAGGAGTCGGTGAAAACCATCCTGGACGGGTATCCAAAAAAGAAGCTGTTCGTGTTTCCTCCGAAATAG
- a CDS encoding SET domain-containing protein-lysine N-methyltransferase, with translation MENLGGQVLSHDEYELLQARLAPGLGRMRRFFFMEWNALPGDRLLARPFRTQYSYINHSTEPNVRIEPLPCGGLSLVISRDIEPEEEFFLDYRLEPLPRGYFESPYSGYLVPAAVR, from the coding sequence GTGGAAAATCTGGGTGGGCAGGTGCTTTCCCACGATGAATACGAGTTGCTGCAGGCCCGGTTGGCCCCTGGCCTGGGCCGCATGCGCCGGTTCTTTTTCATGGAATGGAATGCGCTGCCGGGAGACCGGTTGCTCGCCAGGCCTTTCCGTACGCAATACAGCTATATCAACCACTCGACGGAACCCAATGTTCGGATCGAGCCTTTGCCTTGCGGTGGGCTGTCTTTGGTGATTAGCCGGGACATCGAGCCGGAGGAGGAGTTCTTCCTGGATTACCGGCTGGAACCGTTGCCGCGCGGATATTTCGAGTCCCCATATTCAGGGTATCTGGTGCCGGCCGCCGTGCGGTAA
- a CDS encoding plasmid mobilization protein — MATANERIPVLVTSQEKALISKMARDAHMSMGEFLRRAASSFRPSEDEKMLEGMIDQMLKTTAQASAAVDDALSFVDTSNKRIAAMESGRVY; from the coding sequence ATGGCAACAGCCAATGAACGCATTCCGGTTCTGGTGACTTCGCAGGAGAAGGCACTGATCTCCAAGATGGCCCGGGACGCTCATATGTCGATGGGAGAGTTTCTACGCCGCGCCGCCTCGTCGTTCCGCCCGAGCGAGGACGAGAAGATGCTGGAGGGGATGATTGACCAGATGTTGAAGACAACTGCCCAGGCGAGTGCTGCCGTTGACGACGCATTGTCCTTTGTGGATACCTCAAACAAACGTATTGCAGCCATGGAATCTGGGCGGGTGTATTGA
- a CDS encoding zinc ribbon domain-containing protein translates to MMRTYPYSHAANAVKERQIWDVLRAYRQSAQRIANDQWKSLFITGSMEKDGSICPADHIISKRYLQTCQRQVVGVLKSWLSNRKNDFRMLVIHSSLWKDKTEDGERLRIQLLFINKHGLWFKDRVVMRKEVIPAHVMRLARNLFRRLMNKHNKPSFRHVGMALDAKVARVEAPNKAHSAEFPYWLTLATLNPRKPIHIPLHENPYALAADGDEKAFVQINVRRGTAIAGQLGALDIARIKESAPVFSLERPRPQIVDTLGIDVGLRTLVATSMGELLGRNLIDRLSRLDAQISRLAAERQRQRLPVHSRRYDTLVNRMRSFLKNEIGRVLNGLFARVHPAKVVIESLDFRSPDLSRRLNRLVQNFGRTWFRQKLDMLSEEYGFLVEEVHAAYSSQTCKSCDYVAKNNRSSQSKFHCRFCGRKAHADPNGAEVIRQRRSLPEYAPWRSKRQILQATVGRFLKRWTGRLSGMQVNSALRLVVEGNPYFADHRAAIWPGNTTTD, encoded by the coding sequence ATGATGCGCACCTACCCATACAGTCATGCGGCCAATGCCGTTAAAGAACGGCAGATATGGGACGTGCTGCGCGCCTATCGGCAATCGGCGCAACGAATCGCCAATGACCAATGGAAGTCGTTATTCATTACTGGCAGCATGGAAAAAGACGGATCCATTTGTCCGGCTGACCATATCATCTCCAAACGGTATCTGCAGACCTGCCAGCGTCAGGTTGTCGGAGTCCTGAAGTCCTGGCTTTCCAATCGCAAAAATGATTTCAGGATGCTGGTGATCCATTCATCGCTTTGGAAGGACAAGACGGAAGACGGAGAACGTCTTCGTATTCAGTTACTTTTCATCAACAAGCACGGGCTTTGGTTTAAGGACCGCGTCGTCATGCGGAAAGAGGTTATTCCGGCACATGTGATGCGTTTGGCGCGTAATCTCTTCCGTCGGTTGATGAACAAACATAACAAGCCATCCTTCCGGCATGTGGGTATGGCGCTGGATGCCAAAGTGGCCAGAGTGGAGGCACCCAATAAAGCGCACAGCGCAGAATTCCCTTACTGGCTGACTTTGGCTACTCTGAATCCGCGCAAGCCCATCCACATACCATTGCATGAAAACCCATACGCCCTGGCGGCGGACGGTGATGAAAAGGCTTTTGTGCAAATCAATGTGCGGCGAGGCACGGCCATAGCCGGACAACTCGGCGCATTGGATATCGCCCGCATCAAGGAATCTGCGCCGGTGTTTTCACTTGAACGCCCCAGGCCGCAGATCGTAGATACGCTCGGCATCGACGTGGGTCTGAGAACGCTGGTAGCCACCAGCATGGGGGAATTGCTTGGGCGCAATCTGATCGATCGCTTGAGCCGTCTGGACGCGCAGATCTCCCGTCTGGCGGCCGAGCGCCAAAGACAAAGACTGCCCGTGCATTCACGGCGTTACGACACGTTGGTCAACCGGATGCGGTCTTTCCTCAAGAACGAAATCGGACGGGTGCTGAATGGGTTGTTTGCACGGGTACATCCGGCCAAAGTGGTGATTGAGTCCCTGGATTTCCGCAGCCCTGATTTGTCCAGGAGGCTCAATCGGCTGGTGCAGAACTTCGGGCGCACCTGGTTTCGTCAAAAGCTCGACATGCTCTCTGAGGAATATGGTTTTCTGGTCGAGGAAGTGCATGCGGCGTATAGCAGCCAGACGTGCAAATCCTGTGATTATGTGGCGAAGAATAACCGTTCTTCGCAGTCAAAGTTTCATTGCCGCTTTTGCGGCAGGAAAGCGCACGCCGATCCGAACGGAGCGGAAGTCATCCGGCAGAGACGTTCTCTGCCCGAGTACGCTCCGTGGAGATCGAAACGGCAAATCCTTCAGGCAACGGTTGGCCGTTTCCTGAAGCGATGGACCGGGCGGTTGTCCGGCATGCAGGTCAATAGTGCCCTGCGTCTTGTTGTGGAAGGTAATCCCTATTTTGCGGATCACCGGGCGGCCATTTGGCCGGGAAACACCACGACAGATTAA
- the csf1 gene encoding type IV CRISPR-associated protein Csf1 yields the protein MHLTSSDIVCMAMGLKPEGALAPHEGTCSFCGKNIWPGDRYTKFSVGPSFMDVADLAARGSGMTCGHCTPLMSSAMLRATANGIFSEGGVQPFAKWVDVARGLLNPPEPPFVMLYATRKSQHMAWRARVNLSRDLFYVRVGLRDLKIRRPVLLSAVQACQTLGSFMGIKPTAKSLAHPFAVLSSDLKDPAHSLLRRKGPEKTLDEAAEAYPEAYQLIQSLTLGETWAMRFLLSPNAGAQAAAQSEGALS from the coding sequence ATGCATCTCACATCATCGGACATCGTCTGCATGGCCATGGGGCTGAAGCCAGAAGGCGCCTTGGCGCCGCATGAGGGCACCTGCTCCTTTTGCGGCAAAAATATCTGGCCCGGGGATCGATACACGAAATTTTCCGTAGGGCCATCCTTTATGGATGTTGCGGACTTGGCGGCAAGGGGATCCGGCATGACCTGCGGCCACTGCACTCCGCTGATGAGCAGCGCCATGTTACGCGCAACGGCCAACGGGATCTTTTCCGAGGGCGGCGTCCAGCCGTTTGCCAAATGGGTGGACGTGGCCCGTGGATTGTTGAACCCGCCGGAACCGCCCTTTGTGATGTTGTACGCCACCCGCAAGAGTCAACACATGGCCTGGCGGGCACGGGTCAACCTCAGTCGCGATCTGTTTTATGTCCGCGTCGGCCTGCGGGATCTCAAGATTCGGCGGCCAGTCCTCCTATCGGCGGTGCAGGCTTGCCAAACTCTGGGCTCATTCATGGGGATCAAGCCTACCGCCAAGTCGCTCGCCCATCCGTTCGCCGTACTTTCCAGTGATCTAAAAGATCCGGCGCACAGCCTGCTGCGTCGGAAGGGCCCAGAAAAAACGCTGGATGAGGCGGCGGAGGCCTATCCGGAAGCCTATCAGTTGATCCAATCGCTCACCCTGGGTGAAACCTGGGCCATGCGGTTTCTGTTGTCCCCCAACGCCGGCGCACAAGCGGCGGCTCAATCCGAAGGAGCTTTGTCATGA
- a CDS encoding metalloprotease, whose amino-acid sequence MTQQSAFIHALHTDPWAFPFAVLFVLLLFDLSMLVHELGHAWAIRKLLGDDALLEVKAGIGVFYRRGRLSLGILPIWGYARFTESMASPMQWRIIFLAGPVASVFMGGVFSTLAMLPIPSNWAQAFVIMGIANYALAAVNLIPIPPLDGWKIVESYLPAFGIHLKPAQRALLYRWGMVFIIVVSGLFLLENGFYHG is encoded by the coding sequence GTGACCCAACAATCGGCTTTTATTCACGCTCTGCATACGGACCCCTGGGCCTTTCCCTTCGCGGTGCTTTTCGTGCTCTTACTGTTCGACCTGTCCATGCTGGTCCATGAGCTGGGGCACGCCTGGGCGATACGAAAGCTGTTGGGGGATGATGCGCTTCTGGAGGTTAAGGCGGGCATCGGGGTGTTTTACCGGCGGGGCAGGTTGTCCCTGGGCATTTTGCCAATATGGGGCTACGCGCGGTTCACCGAATCCATGGCAAGTCCGATGCAGTGGCGGATCATTTTTTTGGCGGGGCCCGTGGCATCGGTATTCATGGGTGGCGTGTTCAGCACTCTGGCGATGCTGCCCATCCCCAGCAATTGGGCGCAAGCTTTTGTGATCATGGGGATCGCCAATTATGCGCTGGCGGCGGTCAATCTCATCCCGATCCCGCCACTGGATGGCTGGAAGATCGTCGAAAGCTACCTGCCGGCGTTCGGCATCCATCTAAAACCCGCACAGCGGGCGTTGCTGTATCGGTGGGGAATGGTGTTCATCATTGTCGTCAGCGGGCTGTTCTTGTTGGAAAACGGGTTTTATCACGGGTAA
- a CDS encoding type I-F CRISPR-associated endoribonuclease Cas6/Csy4: MKALKYIDIHIHQGRDSQIPTAHGASNLQALLDVLHGAFVEFPGTFALAFPDVQVGEFRHPGRRVRIFAEDAESLCGLRTLVDHSDSLDFRVKVKGDVQEVPADFAGPWVEYRRFRIPGKTSRRPEFRAARIEKADTLPYIGVHSRSTDQYFVVYIDPIPTNGRLDGVPGGYGLSVSSRAVSVPDLP; the protein is encoded by the coding sequence GTGAAGGCGCTCAAATATATCGACATCCATATTCACCAGGGCCGGGACAGTCAGATACCCACGGCGCATGGCGCCAGCAATCTGCAGGCGCTGCTGGACGTGTTGCACGGGGCATTCGTGGAATTTCCAGGGACCTTCGCCCTGGCATTCCCCGATGTTCAGGTGGGCGAGTTCCGGCACCCCGGGCGACGCGTGCGGATCTTTGCGGAGGATGCGGAATCGCTCTGTGGGCTTCGCACCTTGGTGGATCATTCCGACAGCCTGGATTTTCGGGTGAAGGTGAAGGGTGACGTGCAGGAAGTGCCGGCGGATTTCGCTGGGCCATGGGTGGAATACCGACGGTTCCGGATTCCAGGAAAGACATCGCGCAGGCCGGAGTTTCGGGCGGCGCGGATCGAAAAGGCCGACACGTTGCCATATATTGGTGTTCATAGCCGGAGCACGGATCAGTATTTTGTGGTGTACATCGATCCGATCCCGACGAATGGCCGCTTGGACGGTGTGCCGGGCGGCTATGGGTTGTCGGTCAGTTCCCGCGCGGTTTCCGTTCCGGATCTGCCGTAA
- a CDS encoding phospholipase D-like domain-containing protein, translating to MLFTEPYAGPTPIVQVIASARREVSLNVYYLSSRPILNALRAAHARGVAVRVILDEHPYGMKPWMIQKEVRAVQATGAALQWAPPRFEAAPGRYVFDHAKYVCDTHECEIGTANFDWSAFHRNREYLDVTRNPNIVRAANAVFAADWTNQRAPAWTHRVLVLSPGTSAGQMLAVINQPGTVEIESEEMGNDREMLDAIAAKGAQAWVILPASISAQDKRNADFLMRHGVHVRLLPKKPIYMHAKAEISSHYAFVGSENYSVSSLQMNREMGLILNNPRDISMLQAQFARDWKATGPA from the coding sequence ATGCTTTTCACAGAACCCTATGCCGGTCCCACACCCATCGTTCAGGTGATCGCCAGCGCCCGGCGCGAGGTCAGCCTGAATGTGTACTATCTGTCCAGTCGGCCTATTCTGAATGCTTTGCGGGCCGCGCATGCGCGAGGTGTGGCGGTGCGGGTGATTCTGGACGAGCATCCCTATGGCATGAAGCCCTGGATGATCCAGAAGGAGGTTCGCGCCGTGCAGGCCACAGGCGCTGCATTGCAGTGGGCGCCGCCACGCTTTGAGGCGGCCCCGGGCCGGTACGTCTTCGACCATGCCAAGTACGTGTGCGATACCCACGAATGCGAAATCGGCACGGCCAACTTCGATTGGAGCGCCTTTCATCGCAACCGGGAGTACCTGGATGTGACCAGAAACCCCAACATCGTTCGGGCGGCCAATGCGGTATTCGCGGCCGACTGGACCAATCAACGGGCCCCGGCCTGGACGCATCGGGTGTTGGTCCTATCTCCCGGCACGTCGGCCGGACAAATGCTGGCGGTCATCAATCAGCCTGGAACCGTGGAGATCGAGAGCGAGGAGATGGGCAATGACCGGGAAATGCTCGACGCCATTGCCGCCAAGGGTGCGCAGGCCTGGGTGATCCTTCCGGCCAGCATCAGCGCCCAGGACAAACGCAACGCGGACTTTCTGATGCGGCACGGGGTGCATGTACGGCTGTTGCCAAAGAAACCGATCTACATGCACGCGAAAGCCGAAATTTCGAGCCATTACGCCTTTGTGGGGAGCGAAAATTACAGTGTTTCGTCGCTTCAGATGAACCGGGAAATGGGGCTGATCCTGAACAATCCAAGAGATATTTCCATGTTGCAGGCGCAGTTCGCGCGGGACTGGAAGGCGACGGGGCCGGCATGA
- a CDS encoding SIMPL domain-containing protein (The SIMPL domain is named for its presence in mouse protein SIMPL (signalling molecule that associates with mouse pelle-like kinase). Bacterial member BP26, from Brucella, was shown to assemble into a channel-like structure, while YggE from E. coli has been associated with resistance to oxidative stress.), producing the protein MRRAQLLWLLLGLPSLAAAQVLTPAPNPASVNFHVVTHYRVPRTVLHADLQAEASGKNPAKLAAMVNQDVAWAKALLQSVPGITWRSAGYQTQATGQTGAPWLVREDLAVQSPDPAALLPLLGTLQSRLRLVGMHYAACPAAAHKARRAAELRGLRRYRKEAQQNCAAMGYKGARLGQVFINTNVVPLARPMPVMALSARAVPGPVVGRGGTESGRVVVGGNAYCER; encoded by the coding sequence ATGAGGCGTGCGCAACTGCTGTGGCTGCTTTTGGGCTTGCCGAGCCTCGCTGCGGCGCAGGTGCTGACACCAGCGCCAAATCCGGCCAGCGTCAATTTCCATGTGGTGACGCATTACCGGGTGCCCAGAACGGTGTTGCATGCCGATCTACAGGCAGAGGCGTCGGGGAAAAACCCGGCGAAGCTGGCCGCCATGGTCAATCAGGACGTGGCCTGGGCAAAAGCCCTGCTACAATCGGTGCCTGGGATTACCTGGCGTAGTGCCGGGTACCAGACCCAGGCGACGGGCCAAACCGGTGCGCCCTGGCTGGTACGGGAAGATCTGGCCGTGCAAAGTCCGGATCCGGCCGCGTTGCTCCCCTTGCTGGGCACGTTGCAATCCCGGTTGCGCCTGGTCGGGATGCATTATGCAGCGTGTCCTGCCGCCGCACACAAGGCACGGAGAGCGGCTGAGCTGCGGGGGCTGCGCCGGTACCGGAAAGAAGCACAGCAGAATTGCGCGGCGATGGGCTACAAGGGGGCGCGTCTGGGACAGGTCTTCATCAACACGAATGTCGTCCCATTGGCGCGGCCTATGCCGGTCATGGCGCTGTCCGCCCGGGCCGTTCCCGGGCCGGTAGTCGGCCGGGGCGGGACGGAAAGTGGCAGGGTGGTGGTTGGGGGCAATGCTTACTGTGAGAGGTGA
- the csf2 gene encoding type IV CRISPR-associated protein Csf2 gives MIKRFSAFIRTRSPLHIAAPGSMRFDPATGKTVYGGQSVGVPCTGIQREVLFNEAGEAKHFPVIAANNISGRLRRHAARIILEAIRLRGQKVSLAVYNVLQCGAVTGNPDGKDMTLGEYRQYRDDPYFGLFGGGPKMMRRCLEVENALPVHADTTANLGSMAHPHAHRHAQGDHFTDVWGFRRNDDLRDLVNIHQAAEVVENFEAEFNARQQAILGEVDREKGSSKTSVKTYSALEFVRPGTLFDFSILMKWAISDAQAGLFLLTLDSLAETERLGGYGRNGFGRFSFDDAILLTSDGKEHQDAFHDGRLNREDPLVAHTLSAWHAASQKIDATALANLIAPDRGAAPDRGAA, from the coding sequence ATGATCAAGCGTTTTTCTGCGTTTATTCGTACCCGGTCCCCATTGCACATTGCCGCTCCCGGCAGCATGCGGTTTGATCCAGCCACGGGAAAGACCGTCTATGGCGGGCAGAGCGTTGGCGTGCCTTGTACGGGCATCCAGCGTGAAGTGTTGTTCAACGAAGCGGGCGAGGCGAAGCACTTTCCCGTGATCGCCGCCAACAACATCTCCGGCCGTCTGCGCCGGCATGCCGCGCGCATCATCCTGGAAGCGATCCGGTTGCGCGGGCAGAAGGTTTCCCTGGCGGTCTATAACGTCCTGCAGTGTGGCGCGGTAACGGGTAATCCGGATGGCAAAGACATGACCCTGGGCGAATACCGGCAGTATCGGGACGATCCCTACTTTGGGCTGTTCGGCGGCGGTCCGAAAATGATGCGGCGCTGCCTGGAAGTCGAAAACGCCTTGCCGGTTCACGCGGATACCACGGCGAATCTGGGCAGCATGGCGCATCCACACGCTCACCGGCATGCCCAGGGCGATCACTTCACCGACGTCTGGGGCTTTCGCCGCAATGATGATTTGCGGGATCTGGTCAACATCCACCAGGCTGCGGAAGTGGTGGAGAACTTTGAGGCGGAATTCAATGCCCGGCAGCAGGCTATTTTGGGCGAGGTCGATCGCGAGAAAGGCTCCAGCAAGACCAGTGTGAAAACCTATTCGGCACTGGAGTTCGTGCGCCCGGGAACGCTGTTCGATTTTTCCATCCTGATGAAGTGGGCCATCAGCGATGCCCAGGCCGGCCTGTTTCTGCTCACCCTGGATAGCCTGGCGGAGACGGAGCGGCTGGGCGGATACGGGCGTAACGGATTCGGTCGCTTTTCGTTCGACGATGCGATCTTGTTGACCAGTGATGGGAAAGAACACCAGGATGCGTTCCACGATGGCCGCCTGAATCGCGAGGATCCTCTGGTGGCCCATACGCTTTCCGCCTGGCATGCCGCGTCTCAGAAAATCGACGCCACGGCGTTGGCCAACCTGATCGCCCCTGACCGGGGTGCGGCCCCTGACCGGGGTGCGGCGTGA